The genomic segment GTCTAAAAGGTAAGATTCATCAATAATCTTTCTTTCTTTCATCTCCTCCAAAGAAAATAAAACTATCTTTCCCTCTGCTTTTGCGGCTAGTTTCATTTCCCTGTTGAAAATTTTGGCTTCCATCAACAACTCACGATCGGATAAGACCTCTTTGATACTACCGAGGGAATAGATGGTTTGGTTTACGTGCAAGGGTCTTAAGTAATCAACCTGCAAAGATTTTGTTAAAATAAAAGATTGTTTTTTGTAAATAGCAGTCCAAGCCAGAGTCTCGTCCAAAATGGTTGCCGTGAGCCCTCCGTGGACTAGGTCACTCCAGCCTGCAAAATGAGCTGGGACTTCCAATCGGGAAAAAACAAAAGTTTCGTCAGTATAAAATACCATATGCAATCCCATTGGATGGATGGGGCCACAAGCAAAACATTTACCATCCAATTGGTTGGGAATTTGTTTATAAGCTGTTAGTTGGTCAAAATTGATCATTTGAGAGGCAAAAAAATCTGGATTTGTTTCTATTCATAAGGGGAAGCCGAATCTAACAACATTAAATTTAAATTTTAAATGATGGAATTCTTTAGGGTGGATCATTTTCCTTGCCCTGTAAGCAAAATTTTGAGGATACCCATGCAAATCTTAAATCCAAAGAAAACCGACTATTCCCACTTGGATGAAAAAACACAGCATATTTTAAAATCTACCATTCAGTTCTTTGAAACCAAAGGAAAACAGAAACTAAAAAGTGATGATCATAGTTACCGCTGGTATGATGACTTTATTGAACACCTGAAAAAAGAAAACATTTTTGGCCAATTGCTCGCACCTCCCGCCTTTGGGACAGAGGGAAGCCGTTTTGATAACTATCGCAATTGTTACTTCAATGAAATTTTGGGATTCTATGGTTTGTCCTACTGGTATGTATGGCAGGTGAGTATCCTAGGCCTTGGCCCTATCTGGAACTCACAAAATGAAAAGGTAAAAAACGAAACCAAAGAAGATTTATTGAAGGGAGGCGTATTTGGCTTTGGCCTTTCCGAAAAAGAACATGGTGCCGATTTGATCTCCTCAGATATGATGCTCTACCCACAAAAGGACGGCACGTACCTTGCAAAAGGATCAAAGTACTACATTGGAAATGGAAACGTCGCCAGCCGACTTTCTGTCTTTGGAAAGAATGCAGAAACTGGAAAGTTTGTTTTCTTTGCCGTGAGAACAAACCATCCAAAGTACGAATTGAAACAAAATGTAGTCCAATCTCAAAAATATGTGGCAGAATTCCAATTAAATGACTACCCCATCACCGAAGAAGATATCTTAAGTAAAGATAGGGATGCTTGGGATGCGGCACTTGCTACTGTTGCCTATGCAAAGTACAATTTAGGCTGGGCATCCATCGGTATTGCAAGCCATGCCTTCCATGAAGCACTCAACCATGCTGCCAATCGTAGACTCTTCAATGACACGGTAGCAAACTTTCCTCACATCAAACGACTGTTCATTGATGCCTATGCAAGATTGATTGCTATGAAAGCCTTTGCATTTCGCGCCTGCGATTATATGCGAGCCGCTTCGAAAGAAGACCGAAGGTATTTACTATTCAATCCCATGGTAAAGATGAAAGTTACAATGCAAGCGGAAGAGGTCATCAACCACCTCTGGGATATCATTGCTGCCAAAGGATTTGAAAAAGATATGTACTTTGAGATGGCAACTCGTGACATACGCATGTTACCAAAATTAGAAGGTACAGTCCAT from the Leptospira ryugenii genome contains:
- a CDS encoding PaaI family thioesterase, with amino-acid sequence MINFDQLTAYKQIPNQLDGKCFACGPIHPMGLHMVFYTDETFVFSRLEVPAHFAGWSDLVHGGLTATILDETLAWTAIYKKQSFILTKSLQVDYLRPLHVNQTIYSLGSIKEVLSDRELLMEAKIFNREMKLAAKAEGKIVLFSLEEMKERKIIDESYLLDFQNVVFSK
- a CDS encoding acyl-CoA dehydrogenase, whose translation is MQILNPKKTDYSHLDEKTQHILKSTIQFFETKGKQKLKSDDHSYRWYDDFIEHLKKENIFGQLLAPPAFGTEGSRFDNYRNCYFNEILGFYGLSYWYVWQVSILGLGPIWNSQNEKVKNETKEDLLKGGVFGFGLSEKEHGADLISSDMMLYPQKDGTYLAKGSKYYIGNGNVASRLSVFGKNAETGKFVFFAVRTNHPKYELKQNVVQSQKYVAEFQLNDYPITEEDILSKDRDAWDAALATVAYAKYNLGWASIGIASHAFHEALNHAANRRLFNDTVANFPHIKRLFIDAYARLIAMKAFAFRACDYMRAASKEDRRYLLFNPMVKMKVTMQAEEVINHLWDIIAAKGFEKDMYFEMATRDIRMLPKLEGTVHINMMLVNQFLNAYLFEKKPAKKVPHITAPQSDDFLFAQGATTKATRNVPLGDYEEIYGKFSTPNLNVFKSQIQSFVELVKTLSLSKEDQTDIDLMLSIGELLSLIIYGQLILEYSEFDSIDEDSLDAIFHVFVRDFSRYATDLAGKEKISEAHSKLCLGLVRKSIYDQEKIDTFYVNKILALKDTYRMNP